One stretch of Alcaligenes faecalis DNA includes these proteins:
- the gshA gene encoding glutamate--cysteine ligase — protein MNTSHERRLALQQNPDILTGILRGIEKEGLRVDALGQLANTPHPQAIGSALTNGHITTDYAEALLELITEPQARVEDVLQELTDIHTFVAGKLDQEIIWNQSMPALLPAEKDIAIAWYGKSNTGMLKHVYRRGLAERYGKPMQCIAGVHYNFSLPDGIWPLLNVCGDNLQDQRSNGYLALIRNFTRYSWLLMYLFGASPVLDANFLQGRSNNLDKIDDDTLTMPWATSLRMSDLGYHNKEAQAELQLCYNDLDTFVMRMYHAAVTPWPDYEKLGTHRDGEWIQLNTHILQIENEYYSSIRPKRTTQRSERPATALAQRGVEYIEVRCLDIDPESPTGISEQSCRFLDTFLLFCAVQDSPFFPDGGYCQDSKSNFATVVREGRRPGLMLTNQQKESVSLQDWGHEILESLLPYAQMLDQALNTQGHTEAVQAQIRKLENPELTPSAQLLSRLRETGLSFHDYALQRSREHHQTLLAHPLPADKQAAFEQQAKDSLQAQIDIEAQDQESFEDYVHRYERNLIPPEVENS, from the coding sequence ATGAACACCAGCCACGAACGCCGCCTTGCCCTGCAACAGAATCCCGATATTTTGACGGGAATCTTGCGCGGCATCGAAAAAGAAGGACTGCGCGTCGATGCGCTGGGCCAATTGGCAAATACCCCCCACCCGCAAGCGATTGGATCGGCCCTGACCAACGGCCATATCACGACCGACTACGCCGAAGCCCTGCTGGAACTGATTACCGAGCCACAAGCCCGGGTCGAGGACGTGCTGCAGGAGCTGACCGACATCCACACCTTTGTAGCCGGCAAGCTGGACCAGGAAATTATCTGGAACCAGTCCATGCCCGCGCTGCTGCCTGCCGAAAAAGACATTGCGATTGCCTGGTACGGCAAGTCCAACACCGGCATGCTCAAGCATGTGTACCGCCGTGGCCTGGCCGAGCGTTATGGCAAGCCCATGCAATGTATTGCCGGGGTGCACTACAACTTTTCCCTGCCTGATGGCATCTGGCCCTTGTTGAATGTCTGTGGTGACAATCTGCAAGACCAGCGCTCCAACGGGTATTTGGCACTGATCCGCAACTTCACGCGCTATTCCTGGCTGCTGATGTACTTGTTTGGTGCCTCGCCCGTGCTGGATGCGAACTTCCTGCAAGGCCGCAGCAACAATCTGGACAAGATCGACGACGACACGCTGACCATGCCCTGGGCAACCAGCCTGCGCATGAGCGATCTGGGCTATCACAACAAGGAAGCCCAGGCCGAGCTTCAGCTTTGCTACAACGACCTGGACACCTTTGTGATGCGCATGTATCACGCTGCCGTGACCCCTTGGCCGGATTACGAAAAACTGGGCACCCACCGCGATGGCGAGTGGATTCAGCTCAACACCCATATCCTGCAGATTGAAAACGAGTACTACTCCAGCATTCGTCCCAAACGCACGACCCAGCGCAGCGAGCGCCCGGCTACAGCCCTGGCCCAGCGCGGTGTGGAGTACATCGAAGTTCGCTGCCTGGATATAGACCCTGAATCACCCACCGGCATTTCCGAGCAATCCTGCCGCTTTCTGGATACGTTCCTGCTGTTCTGTGCCGTGCAAGACAGCCCCTTCTTCCCGGATGGCGGCTACTGCCAGGACAGCAAGAGCAACTTTGCGACGGTAGTACGCGAAGGCCGTCGCCCCGGCCTGATGCTGACCAATCAGCAAAAGGAAAGCGTCAGCCTGCAAGACTGGGGCCACGAGATTCTGGAATCTCTGCTGCCTTACGCACAAATGCTGGATCAGGCCCTGAATACCCAAGGCCACACCGAAGCCGTGCAAGCCCAAATCCGCAAGCTGGAGAATCCGGAGCTGACACCTTCGGCCCAATTGCTGAGCCGTTTGCGCGAAACCGGCTTGAGCTTTCACGACTACGCCTTGCAACGCAGCCGTGAGCATCACCAAACCTTGCTGGCCCACCCATTGCCTGCCGACAAGCAAGCTGCTTTCGAGCAACAGGCCAAAGATTCCCTGCAAGCCCAGATTGATATCGAAGCGCAGGATCAGGAGTCCTTTGAGGACTACGTCCATCGCTACGAGCGCAACCTGATTCCACCTGAAGTGGAAAACAGCTAA
- a CDS encoding response regulator transcription factor, translating into MTHLTSREQSCLNWAAHGKTSWEISIILGITERTINFHFQNAYAKLGVYSRQAAITLALQQHLISGDPASELSRQRKPLPEPRPGPSRNPS; encoded by the coding sequence GTGACGCATTTAACTTCACGCGAGCAGTCCTGCCTGAACTGGGCTGCCCATGGCAAGACCAGCTGGGAAATCAGCATCATCCTGGGCATTACTGAACGCACGATCAACTTTCACTTCCAGAACGCCTACGCCAAGCTTGGAGTCTATAGCCGCCAAGCTGCCATTACCCTGGCCTTGCAACAGCACCTGATCAGCGGCGATCCGGCTAGCGAGCTAAGCCGTCAAAGAAAACCTTTGCCTGAGCCGCGTCCGGGGCCTTCCCGGAATCCGTCATAA
- the metX gene encoding homoserine O-succinyltransferase MetX — protein sequence MATDSVPSADAGALSPSCGLIPEGSVGPVHAELIAFDEPLHLRSGQVLPSYELAVETYGTLNEERSNAVLVCHALNASHHVAGYYDEDPKSTGWWDNMVGPGKAVDTDRFFVIGVNNIGSCFGSTGPSSINPATGKPWGSEFPVLTVEDWVRAQARLADYFGIRKFAAVMGGSLGGMQALSWAISCPERVENCVVIASTPRLSAQNIAFNEVARSAILSDPQFHGGNYYEHGVVPKAGLGVARMVGHITYLSDTVMAEKFGRNQRAPAQGGEYHYNYGVEFEVESYLRYQGEKFSRYFDANTYLIITRALDYFDPSRQYQGDLVKALEKVQAKFLLVSFTTDWRFSPERSREIVQALLRNQRQVTYAEIDAPHGHDAFLLEDPRYHAVVQGYYDQIAANLGLPARTRTTGVLAE from the coding sequence ATGGCCACTGATTCCGTCCCTAGCGCCGACGCTGGCGCCCTTAGCCCATCCTGCGGATTGATCCCCGAAGGTTCCGTGGGCCCTGTACATGCCGAACTAATCGCCTTTGACGAACCCCTGCATCTGCGCAGCGGGCAAGTGCTGCCCAGCTACGAGCTGGCAGTCGAAACCTACGGCACCCTTAACGAAGAACGCAGCAATGCGGTATTGGTGTGCCATGCGCTCAATGCCTCGCACCACGTTGCCGGTTATTACGACGAAGATCCCAAAAGCACAGGCTGGTGGGACAATATGGTCGGCCCCGGCAAAGCTGTTGATACGGATCGCTTTTTCGTTATTGGCGTCAACAATATCGGCTCCTGCTTTGGCTCTACCGGCCCGTCCAGCATCAATCCCGCCACTGGCAAACCCTGGGGCTCCGAGTTTCCCGTTCTGACGGTAGAAGACTGGGTGCGTGCTCAGGCCCGATTGGCTGACTACTTTGGCATTCGCAAGTTTGCGGCTGTCATGGGTGGCTCCCTGGGCGGCATGCAGGCCCTGAGCTGGGCCATCAGTTGCCCGGAACGCGTGGAAAACTGCGTGGTCATTGCCAGCACCCCGCGCCTGTCGGCTCAGAACATCGCTTTTAACGAAGTGGCCCGCAGCGCCATTTTGTCCGATCCGCAGTTTCATGGTGGTAATTATTACGAACACGGTGTGGTGCCCAAGGCTGGCCTGGGCGTTGCCCGCATGGTGGGCCACATCACTTACCTGTCCGATACCGTCATGGCCGAGAAGTTTGGCCGCAATCAGCGTGCCCCTGCCCAAGGCGGTGAGTACCACTACAACTACGGCGTGGAATTCGAGGTCGAATCCTATTTGCGTTATCAAGGCGAGAAGTTCTCGCGTTACTTTGACGCCAATACCTACCTGATCATCACCCGTGCGCTGGACTACTTTGATCCTTCGCGTCAGTACCAGGGGGATCTGGTCAAGGCGCTGGAAAAGGTGCAGGCCAAATTCCTGCTGGTGTCGTTTACGACAGACTGGCGTTTCTCGCCCGAGCGCTCGCGTGAAATCGTGCAGGCCTTGCTGCGCAACCAGCGTCAGGTAACGTATGCCGAAATCGATGCCCCGCACGGGCACGACGCTTTCTTGCTGGAAGACCCTCGTTACCATGCCGTTGTGCAGGGATACTATGACCAGATCGCCGCTAATTTGGGCTTGCCTGCGCGCACGCGCACTACAGGGGTGTTGGCAGAATGA
- the metW gene encoding methionine biosynthesis protein MetW: MTKPQTQVDAAMLRPDLLRIAQWIEPGSRVLDLGCNDGTLLAHLRDTRQVVGTGVELNDQFVIASVRRGVNVIQQDLEKGLALFSDQQFDTVVLSKTLQSMHHTEHILREMARVARYGIVSFPNFGYWPHGWSILRGRMPVTGEMPYQWYNTPNIHLCTMKDFQDLAQAVGVRILDRAAFNGRDTVRFLPGWRSTLAMYRFESPHSLAA, from the coding sequence ATGACTAAGCCGCAAACACAGGTGGATGCCGCCATGTTAAGACCGGACTTGCTGCGCATTGCGCAGTGGATTGAGCCAGGTTCGCGTGTGCTGGATCTGGGCTGTAACGATGGCACCTTGCTGGCGCATCTGCGTGATACGCGTCAGGTCGTCGGAACGGGTGTGGAATTGAATGATCAGTTCGTGATTGCTTCGGTGCGCCGTGGCGTCAATGTCATTCAACAGGACTTGGAAAAAGGTCTGGCGCTGTTCAGCGACCAGCAGTTCGACACCGTTGTTCTGTCCAAGACACTGCAATCCATGCACCATACCGAGCACATCCTGCGCGAGATGGCGCGGGTGGCGCGGTATGGTATCGTCTCGTTTCCTAACTTCGGTTATTGGCCGCATGGTTGGAGCATTTTGCGCGGACGGATGCCAGTTACCGGCGAAATGCCTTACCAGTGGTACAACACGCCCAACATCCATTTGTGCACCATGAAGGACTTTCAGGATCTGGCCCAGGCTGTGGGCGTACGTATTCTTGATCGTGCCGCATTCAATGGTCGCGATACGGTGCGCTTTTTGCCGGGCTGGCGCAGTACCTTGGCCATGTATCGTTTCGAGTCTCCCCATTCTCTTGCTGCTTAG
- a CDS encoding muropeptide transporter, which yields MSRVYTSPRVLPLLILGFASGLPLALVSGTLQAWATVENVSLTEIGFLTLVGSAYTLKFLWAPLIDRYAPPFMGRRRGWILVTQLLLAASIAAMGLFSPSVNLTALALLAVWVAFLSATQDIAFDAYCTDVLQAHERAAGAAVKVMGYRIAMIVSGGLALILADRWLGWSNTYFLMGVFMALCALVTLISPDPQEQSRPPRSLSEAVVAPLADFFSRPGAWSVLALIVLYKLGDAFAGALSTTFLIRAAGFTLSEVGTINKVFGLAATVVGALMGGAIMARLGLYRALMIFGILQAVSNLGYWLIAIETAPSMWLMGIVVGLENLCGGLGTAAFVALLMALCNRTYSATQFALLSALSAVGRTYLAGPLTPVLVESLGWPGFFICTVFIAVPGLLMLRCYRGLIQQLDA from the coding sequence GTGTCACGTGTCTATACCAGTCCCCGAGTCTTGCCTTTGCTGATTCTGGGGTTCGCCAGCGGCCTGCCTCTGGCCCTGGTTTCAGGCACTTTGCAGGCCTGGGCAACGGTTGAAAATGTTTCGCTGACCGAGATCGGTTTCCTGACCCTGGTTGGCTCGGCCTATACGCTGAAGTTTCTGTGGGCTCCCCTGATTGACCGCTACGCGCCACCGTTCATGGGGCGCAGACGTGGCTGGATACTGGTTACTCAGTTACTGCTGGCCGCCTCCATTGCGGCCATGGGCCTATTTTCCCCTTCCGTGAATTTGACGGCACTGGCTTTGCTGGCCGTGTGGGTGGCCTTCCTGTCGGCCACGCAGGACATAGCCTTCGATGCCTATTGCACGGACGTGTTGCAAGCGCACGAACGAGCGGCGGGGGCGGCGGTCAAGGTCATGGGCTATCGCATTGCCATGATTGTGTCCGGTGGTCTGGCCCTGATTCTGGCCGATCGCTGGCTGGGCTGGTCCAACACGTATTTTCTGATGGGTGTCTTCATGGCACTGTGTGCGCTGGTGACTTTGATTTCACCAGACCCGCAGGAGCAAAGCCGCCCACCGCGCAGCTTGTCCGAAGCTGTGGTCGCACCTTTGGCAGATTTTTTCTCGCGTCCCGGCGCCTGGAGCGTTCTGGCGCTGATCGTGCTCTACAAGCTGGGTGACGCTTTTGCAGGCGCCTTGTCCACCACCTTTCTGATTCGTGCCGCCGGTTTTACCTTGTCTGAGGTCGGCACGATCAACAAGGTGTTTGGTCTGGCCGCCACGGTGGTCGGAGCCTTGATGGGCGGGGCGATCATGGCCCGCCTGGGGCTGTACCGGGCCTTGATGATTTTTGGTATTTTGCAGGCTGTCTCCAACCTGGGCTACTGGCTGATCGCGATTGAAACCGCGCCGTCCATGTGGCTGATGGGCATTGTGGTCGGTCTGGAAAACCTGTGTGGTGGCTTGGGCACAGCGGCTTTTGTCGCTTTGCTGATGGCCTTGTGTAATCGGACCTATTCCGCGACTCAATTTGCGCTGCTGTCGGCCTTGTCGGCAGTGGGGCGTACCTATCTGGCCGGGCCATTGACGCCTGTGCTGGTCGAATCCCTGGGTTGGCCGGGCTTTTTTATTTGTACCGTCTTTATTGCTGTGCCTGGCTTGCTGATGCTGCGTTGTTATCGGGGCCTTATTCAACAGCTTGATGCTTAA
- a CDS encoding trimeric intracellular cation channel family protein yields MLLLVLYIIAITAEAMTAALAAGRRDMDWVGVCTIACVTALGGGSVRDVLLGHYPLTWVQHPEYLWITAGAAILTALIAPIMRRLHSLFLLLDAMGLVVFTVIGCQIALEMKLPITVVLLSGMITGCAGGVLRDILCNDIPLLLRKEMYASVSMLTGALYLGAQHLDWNPYVTLLGPMIIGLSFRMLALHRNWQMPRFVYRDEWR; encoded by the coding sequence ATGCTCTTACTTGTTCTCTACATTATTGCCATCACCGCAGAAGCCATGACCGCGGCGCTGGCCGCTGGCCGTCGCGACATGGACTGGGTGGGGGTCTGTACCATCGCCTGTGTCACTGCCCTGGGTGGTGGCTCGGTACGGGACGTGCTCCTGGGGCATTACCCGCTGACCTGGGTGCAGCATCCTGAATACCTGTGGATCACGGCTGGTGCGGCTATCCTCACGGCTTTGATCGCCCCGATCATGCGACGCTTGCACAGCCTGTTCCTGTTGCTTGATGCTATGGGGCTGGTGGTCTTTACCGTGATTGGCTGTCAGATCGCGCTGGAAATGAAGCTGCCCATTACGGTGGTGCTGCTGAGCGGCATGATTACCGGTTGTGCAGGCGGCGTCTTGCGCGACATCTTGTGTAATGACATCCCCTTGCTGCTGCGCAAGGAGATGTATGCCAGCGTATCCATGCTGACCGGCGCTTTGTACCTGGGTGCCCAACACCTGGACTGGAACCCGTATGTGACCCTGCTGGGCCCCATGATTATCGGTTTGAGTTTCCGTATGCTGGCTCTGCACCGCAATTGGCAGATGCCCCGCTTCGTCTATCGAGACGAGTGGCGCTAG
- a CDS encoding LrgB family protein, producing the protein MTDGLFQIWVFLASTPLLWLTLTCSVYAGSVWMYRKSGSSPFLLPILVSVVVIVALLLLTRTPYPVYFEGAKFIHFLIGPATVALAVPLYSQLRQLRKIWKPLTIALMIGSVTAIFSTVLIAWALGGSVETIMSVAPRSATMPIAMALAEQFQGQPSLAAVAVAITGIAGTIMARPLLNLLRIDRPEARGFAVGVTAHAIGTARALQVHETIGAFSAIGLSLNGIMTAVLVPFVPIVLRWLGVA; encoded by the coding sequence ATGACGGACGGACTTTTTCAAATCTGGGTCTTTCTGGCCAGCACGCCCCTGCTGTGGCTGACCTTGACCTGCTCGGTCTACGCAGGCTCGGTCTGGATGTACCGCAAATCGGGCAGCAGCCCCTTTTTGCTGCCGATTCTGGTCTCGGTCGTTGTGATTGTGGCCCTGCTCCTGCTGACCCGCACGCCCTACCCTGTCTACTTTGAAGGGGCAAAGTTCATTCACTTCCTGATTGGACCAGCAACCGTCGCCCTGGCTGTGCCGCTCTATAGCCAGCTGCGTCAGCTGCGCAAGATCTGGAAGCCACTGACTATTGCCCTGATGATTGGCTCGGTTACCGCTATCTTCAGTACGGTGCTGATTGCCTGGGCTCTGGGTGGTTCGGTTGAAACCATCATGTCAGTCGCGCCACGCTCGGCCACCATGCCCATTGCCATGGCGTTGGCAGAGCAATTTCAGGGGCAGCCTTCCCTGGCCGCGGTGGCGGTTGCCATTACCGGGATTGCAGGCACCATCATGGCGCGCCCGCTGTTGAACTTGCTGCGTATTGATCGCCCCGAAGCCCGAGGCTTTGCAGTGGGCGTGACAGCACACGCCATTGGCACCGCCCGCGCCTTGCAGGTTCATGAAACCATTGGCGCGTTCTCTGCGATTGGTCTGAGCCTGAACGGCATCATGACAGCCGTATTGGTGCCCTTCGTGCCGATTGTGTTGCGCTGGTTGGGCGTAGCCTGA
- a CDS encoding CidA/LrgA family protein, whose translation MIYAITALFAFQLLGEILVQTLSLPLPGPLAGMLLLTAALLIRGGVPSSLESTASVMLQNLMLLFIPAVTGVMLYFDRVADEWQPFLIATLGGTVITMVVTAVVLNRLLKNRQEEE comes from the coding sequence ATGATCTACGCGATTACTGCCCTTTTCGCCTTTCAGCTATTAGGCGAGATCCTGGTGCAGACCCTGTCCTTGCCGCTGCCAGGCCCTTTGGCCGGCATGCTGCTCCTGACTGCCGCCTTGCTGATTCGTGGCGGCGTACCCAGCTCGCTAGAGAGCACGGCCAGTGTCATGTTGCAGAACCTGATGCTGCTGTTCATCCCCGCTGTCACCGGCGTGATGTTGTATTTTGATCGGGTGGCTGATGAGTGGCAGCCCTTTTTGATCGCCACCCTGGGCGGCACCGTCATCACCATGGTGGTCACCGCCGTGGTGCTCAATCGTCTGCTTAAAAACCGCCAGGAAGAAGAATAA
- a CDS encoding RidA family protein yields MRFFASARHILLACSVLGLGISSSAYAANTGKTAEPTAIKRYLGDSDMPFSRAVQAGDFLFLSGQIPLNEKGEIIRGSIEDQTNATLDRIEETLKLAGADFSHVVKATVYLSDIALYEQFNKVYKERLGSNFPARSLVQAKLAGGVDVEIEVQAWMGAKTSPAKH; encoded by the coding sequence ATGCGTTTTTTTGCTTCGGCCCGTCACATTTTGCTGGCTTGTTCTGTCTTAGGTCTGGGCATCAGCAGCAGCGCCTATGCAGCCAATACTGGCAAAACCGCAGAACCGACTGCGATCAAACGCTATCTGGGCGACTCGGACATGCCTTTTTCCCGCGCCGTGCAGGCCGGGGACTTTCTGTTCCTGTCGGGACAAATCCCGCTGAACGAGAAAGGCGAAATCATACGCGGCAGCATTGAAGATCAAACCAATGCCACGCTGGACCGAATTGAAGAGACCCTGAAGCTGGCGGGTGCCGACTTCAGCCATGTCGTCAAAGCCACGGTCTATCTGTCCGATATTGCCTTGTACGAGCAATTCAACAAAGTCTATAAAGAACGCCTGGGCAGCAACTTCCCGGCCCGCTCTTTGGTGCAGGCCAAGCTGGCTGGCGGTGTGGATGTGGAAATCGAGGTTCAAGCCTGGATGGGGGCAAAAACCAGCCCCGCCAAGCATTGA
- a CDS encoding RidA family protein: protein MSGIRRIASPLPLPFSRATMAGGFLFLSGQIPYDAQGEVVRGSIQDQTHAVFDRLIEGLALANATLADVVKATVWLSDMALFADFNKVYAERFGDTLPTRSLVEAKLAKSVDVEIEVQAWLGDRA from the coding sequence ATGTCCGGTATCCGCCGTATTGCCAGCCCACTGCCACTGCCCTTCTCGCGTGCCACCATGGCTGGCGGCTTTCTGTTCCTGTCCGGCCAGATTCCTTACGACGCCCAAGGTGAAGTGGTGCGCGGCTCCATTCAGGACCAGACCCACGCCGTGTTTGATCGCCTGATCGAAGGCCTGGCTCTGGCAAACGCCACCCTGGCTGATGTGGTCAAAGCCACTGTCTGGTTGTCCGATATGGCCTTGTTTGCCGACTTCAACAAAGTCTATGCCGAGCGCTTTGGCGACACCCTGCCTACCCGCTCGCTGGTTGAAGCCAAGCTGGCCAAAAGCGTAGACGTAGAAATCGAAGTGCAGGCCTGGCTGGGCGATCGCGCCTAA
- a CDS encoding ATP adenylyltransferase family protein, with protein MSKEILQRLDQLSQAALASGDLLPVQAQEELMQDQGLTFFVRWVSTLAAKDAASVSIPGGPRDPNFNPFLPPAPALTVDDASSTHNIVLNKFAVCDLHLVLADKVFSEQLSPLREIDFRILADFLALQGGLGFYNGGGPAGASQRHKHTQWIPQADSNGSLALYLDKLPADAVAGSVHQHPALAFEHCFVLLQDTQDPDTLSISLLNSYRTACNELGLVPAEDGLLPPHNMLAGQGWLLVVPRSMELVDGISVNALSYAGCIYVRTPEQIDLVRQIGPLGVLARAGYARCA; from the coding sequence GTGAGCAAGGAAATTTTGCAACGCCTGGACCAACTGAGCCAGGCCGCGCTGGCCAGCGGTGACTTGTTGCCCGTGCAAGCTCAGGAAGAGCTGATGCAGGATCAAGGGCTGACATTTTTTGTGCGTTGGGTATCCACTCTGGCGGCCAAGGATGCGGCCAGCGTCTCGATTCCAGGTGGACCGCGCGACCCCAACTTCAATCCTTTTCTGCCACCGGCTCCGGCTCTGACGGTGGACGATGCCAGCAGCACGCACAATATTGTGCTGAACAAGTTTGCTGTCTGTGATCTGCATCTGGTGCTGGCTGACAAGGTGTTTTCCGAACAGCTCAGCCCGCTGCGTGAGATTGATTTCCGGATTCTGGCGGACTTTCTGGCCTTGCAGGGCGGACTGGGCTTTTATAACGGCGGTGGTCCGGCAGGTGCCAGCCAGCGTCACAAACATACTCAATGGATTCCACAGGCGGACAGCAACGGTTCACTGGCCCTGTATCTGGACAAGCTCCCCGCTGACGCTGTTGCGGGCAGTGTGCATCAACATCCTGCACTGGCTTTTGAACACTGCTTTGTGCTTCTACAGGATACGCAGGACCCGGACACCTTAAGCATCAGTCTTTTGAATTCCTACCGCACAGCCTGCAATGAATTGGGACTGGTGCCTGCAGAGGATGGCTTGTTGCCGCCACATAATATGTTGGCAGGCCAGGGCTGGTTGTTAGTGGTGCCCCGCAGCATGGAATTGGTAGACGGTATTTCGGTCAATGCACTGTCGTATGCAGGCTGCATTTATGTGCGCACTCCCGAGCAAATAGACCTGGTTCGCCAAATTGGCCCACTGGGTGTGTTGGCTCGTGCAGGCTATGCCCGCTGCGCCTGA
- a CDS encoding DNA-binding response regulator: protein MCVSSEAHILVIAPEPAGVADLLVLLRTSFARISFALDAQQGLARCQSLQPDFVLSEYNLPRLRGDTFMRMLRANPQTASIPVVFMSAVSCADSQLMALRSGARDFIAYQTNVQLVMERIRLHLGLKEVEGNKGEVNKNKGWDGFSRPPAQHHLVDAVQQYVRDNLSDCLTAESLAEMFGTTGRRLNELFKGSCGLTVHDFVRSSRMRYAMQLLRQTDMAVTNVAVESGYVNPANFATAFRQYSGLSPSVYRQRNGTNI from the coding sequence ATGTGTGTCTCGTCTGAAGCTCATATTTTGGTTATTGCTCCAGAACCTGCAGGCGTAGCCGATTTACTGGTTTTGTTACGTACTAGTTTTGCCCGTATCAGCTTTGCCCTGGATGCGCAGCAGGGCCTGGCACGCTGCCAGTCCTTGCAGCCGGATTTTGTATTGAGTGAGTACAACTTGCCTCGTTTGCGGGGCGATACGTTTATGCGAATGTTGCGTGCGAATCCCCAGACTGCCTCTATCCCGGTGGTGTTCATGTCGGCGGTTTCGTGTGCGGACAGTCAGCTCATGGCCTTGCGCAGTGGAGCTCGCGATTTCATTGCGTACCAAACCAATGTGCAATTAGTCATGGAGCGTATTCGTTTGCATCTGGGTTTGAAGGAAGTGGAGGGAAATAAGGGAGAGGTCAATAAAAATAAGGGATGGGATGGGTTTTCCAGACCACCAGCACAACATCATCTGGTTGATGCGGTGCAGCAGTACGTGCGGGACAATCTGTCGGATTGCTTGACGGCCGAAAGCCTGGCGGAGATGTTTGGGACCACGGGTCGCCGCCTGAACGAGCTCTTTAAGGGGAGCTGCGGCCTGACGGTGCACGATTTTGTACGCTCCAGCCGCATGCGTTATGCCATGCAGTTGCTCCGGCAAACAGACATGGCGGTCACCAACGTGGCGGTCGAGTCCGGCTATGTGAATCCGGCCAATTTTGCCACCGCATTTCGTCAGTACAGCGGCCTGTCTCCATCGGTCTACCGACAGCGCAACGGTACTAATATTTAA